In Terriglobus sp. TAA 43, a single window of DNA contains:
- a CDS encoding enterotoxin produces the protein MPRMTLSAALLIASLISHAKAQTYRVGDAKIRAEIAVNSGHVQSLTIHDGLHPHTVAFAAPFRVTLADGSSYSSSDMVLEGKVSPITLAAHPNASRMAERTMTRGVEAHLHSADGRIRVDWKVLSTASNYLRETVTLMAAKDDLPIRTVELLHWNDADAKVVGTVKGSPIVSGNMFFGFEHPLSESSVKDGVASAWITRTLPLKQGQSITYSAVFGTTREGQMRRDFLAYVERERAHPYRTFLHPNSWYDLGYFTPYDEATALNHIDAFGKELHDKRGVTLDSYLFDDGWDDHTSLWHFHPKDFPNGFTKVREETAKFGYAPGVWMSPWGGYSKPKKDRVNYGREQGYEIVDNGFALSGPKYYERFREVCLEMVRKYGINQFKFDGTGNADRVFPGSAFDSDFAAALALIDDLRREKPDIYINLTTGTYPSPFWLRTADSIWRGGEDDDFAGVGNWREKWITYRDADTYQRVVQAGPLFPLNSLMLHGIIYAEKHKKLNVEYGESFRNEVRSYFGTGTQLQELYITPSLLSQQNWDDLAEAAKWSRANADVLKDTHWVGGDPVKLQVYGWAAWSAKKSILTLRNPSDKPQSITLDVAKVLEVPKGQAMAFAAQSPWKGDASSLTIRGEHSFALQPFEVKTVVLTPAH, from the coding sequence ATGCCGCGCATGACTTTGTCCGCCGCCCTGTTAATTGCTTCACTGATTTCGCATGCCAAGGCGCAAACCTATCGCGTGGGCGATGCAAAGATTCGCGCTGAAATTGCCGTGAACAGTGGCCATGTGCAGTCGTTGACGATTCACGATGGATTGCATCCTCACACGGTCGCATTCGCTGCTCCCTTTCGCGTGACCCTGGCCGATGGCAGCAGCTACTCCTCAAGCGACATGGTGTTGGAGGGCAAGGTTTCTCCGATTACGCTTGCGGCGCATCCCAATGCTTCGCGCATGGCGGAACGCACGATGACGCGCGGTGTGGAGGCGCATCTGCATTCGGCGGATGGACGGATTCGCGTGGATTGGAAAGTGTTGAGTACTGCCAGCAACTATCTGCGCGAAACGGTGACGTTGATGGCAGCGAAGGATGATTTACCGATTCGCACCGTGGAGTTGCTGCACTGGAATGATGCCGATGCGAAGGTTGTTGGCACGGTGAAGGGTTCGCCGATTGTCTCCGGCAATATGTTCTTTGGCTTTGAACATCCGCTGAGCGAGAGCAGCGTGAAAGATGGCGTTGCATCGGCTTGGATAACGCGTACGTTGCCGCTGAAGCAGGGACAGTCGATTACGTATTCGGCTGTGTTCGGCACGACACGCGAAGGACAGATGCGCCGCGATTTTCTTGCGTATGTGGAGCGGGAGCGTGCGCATCCGTATCGCACGTTTCTCCATCCGAACTCCTGGTACGACCTGGGCTATTTCACTCCGTATGACGAAGCGACGGCGCTGAATCACATTGATGCGTTTGGAAAAGAACTGCATGACAAACGCGGTGTAACGCTGGACAGCTATCTGTTCGATGACGGATGGGACGATCACACATCACTGTGGCATTTTCATCCGAAGGATTTCCCAAACGGCTTCACCAAGGTGCGTGAGGAGACTGCGAAGTTTGGATATGCGCCCGGTGTGTGGATGAGTCCGTGGGGCGGTTACAGCAAGCCAAAGAAAGACCGCGTGAACTATGGCCGTGAACAGGGCTACGAAATTGTTGATAACGGTTTCGCGCTCTCAGGGCCGAAGTATTACGAACGCTTCAGGGAAGTGTGCCTGGAGATGGTGCGCAAGTATGGCATCAATCAATTCAAGTTTGACGGCACTGGCAATGCCGACCGTGTGTTTCCCGGTAGCGCGTTTGATTCTGACTTCGCAGCGGCGCTTGCGCTCATCGATGACTTGCGTAGAGAAAAGCCGGATATCTACATCAACCTGACCACAGGCACATATCCTTCGCCGTTCTGGTTGCGCACAGCGGACAGCATCTGGCGCGGTGGCGAAGATGATGACTTTGCCGGTGTGGGCAATTGGCGCGAGAAGTGGATCACGTATCGCGATGCGGACACGTATCAGCGCGTGGTACAGGCGGGTCCGCTGTTTCCGCTGAATTCGTTGATGCTGCATGGCATCATCTACGCGGAGAAACATAAGAAGCTGAACGTGGAATATGGCGAGAGCTTCCGCAATGAAGTACGCAGCTACTTTGGCACGGGAACGCAGTTGCAGGAGTTGTACATTACGCCGTCGTTGCTCTCGCAGCAGAACTGGGATGATCTTGCGGAAGCTGCGAAGTGGTCGCGTGCGAATGCGGATGTGTTGAAGGACACGCACTGGGTTGGCGGCGATCCGGTGAAACTACAAGTGTATGGATGGGCTGCATGGTCTGCGAAGAAGTCGATCCTGACGCTGCGTAATCCTAGCGATAAGCCGCAGAGCATCACGCTGGATGTGGCGAAGGTGTTGGAAGTGCCGAAGGGACAGGCGATGGCGTTCGCTGCGCAGAGTCCGTGGAAAGGTGACGCGTCTTCTTTGACGATCCGCGGAGAGCACTCATTTGCGCTGCAACCGTTTGAAGTGAAGACCGTGGTGCTGACACCGGCTCACTAG
- the hpnI gene encoding bacteriohopanetetrol glucosamine biosynthesis glycosyltransferase HpnI: MTVAEAITLVTTLLTLAGLAFLMIALLAARSFRREPVSAPPAVLPTVSILKPIKGWDPGRYDAFASHCTQNYGGRYELLLGLSDPDDAEVLAEVEKLRAAHPQAIIRTVPCGRRLGTNGKVSTLLQTVPHALGEVLIINDADIVVSSEYLTRIIADLSQPNTGMVTAPYLGRTATKPTLWARLESLGISTDFLPGVLTARLLDRGVRFGLGSTLALRRETLDRIGGFEPLLDMLADDYELGVRVHKAGMRVVLSPEVVSTAVPQYTFQHFWDHQLRWARGVRDARRLGYLGLCLSYALPWALANVIASGFALPSFTLLSLVLLARVAVALSMGAGILRDGQIFRDLWLLPLRDCFGLLLWAWSYAGEDVLWRGERFRLKQGKLIRE; the protein is encoded by the coding sequence GTGACCGTTGCAGAAGCTATCACCCTCGTCACCACGCTACTCACGCTGGCCGGCCTTGCGTTCCTGATGATCGCCCTCCTTGCGGCACGGTCGTTCCGTCGCGAACCTGTATCCGCGCCCCCGGCGGTACTTCCCACCGTCAGTATCCTGAAGCCCATTAAGGGCTGGGACCCCGGCCGTTACGACGCCTTTGCCAGCCACTGCACTCAGAACTACGGTGGCCGCTATGAGCTTCTGCTCGGCCTCTCCGATCCAGACGATGCCGAGGTTCTGGCAGAAGTAGAAAAGCTACGCGCCGCGCACCCACAAGCCATCATCCGCACCGTCCCCTGCGGCCGGCGTCTCGGCACCAACGGCAAGGTAAGCACGCTGCTGCAGACGGTGCCGCACGCCCTCGGCGAAGTCCTCATCATTAACGACGCAGACATCGTCGTATCCAGCGAATACCTCACTCGCATCATCGCGGATCTTTCGCAGCCCAACACCGGGATGGTCACCGCGCCCTACCTCGGACGCACCGCAACCAAGCCAACACTGTGGGCGCGTCTGGAATCGCTCGGCATCAGCACAGACTTCCTGCCCGGCGTATTAACAGCGCGATTGCTCGATCGTGGCGTGCGTTTCGGCCTCGGCAGCACATTGGCTCTACGACGCGAAACGCTCGATCGCATCGGCGGTTTTGAGCCGCTGCTGGACATGCTGGCCGACGACTACGAACTCGGCGTGCGCGTCCACAAGGCAGGTATGCGCGTCGTGCTGTCGCCAGAGGTGGTTAGCACCGCGGTTCCGCAGTACACATTCCAGCACTTCTGGGATCACCAATTGCGCTGGGCACGCGGCGTCCGCGACGCCCGCAGACTCGGCTACCTGGGCCTCTGCCTCAGCTACGCACTGCCCTGGGCGTTGGCAAACGTCATCGCCAGCGGCTTTGCGCTGCCTAGCTTCACTCTTCTTTCGTTAGTACTGCTGGCACGCGTCGCCGTTGCTCTGTCCATGGGCGCAGGCATCCTGCGCGACGGACAGATCTTCCGCGATCTTTGGTTGCTGCCCCTGCGAGACTGTTTTGGTCTGCTGCTATGGGCTTGGAGCTATGCCGGTGAAGATGTTTTGTGGCGTGGGGAACGCTTCCGTTTGAAGCAGGGCAAGCTCATCCGCGAATAA
- the glyA gene encoding serine hydroxymethyltransferase produces MPIDFEAPLALSDPEIAEQIALEAVRQHDGLEMIASENFVSRAVLETAGTVFTNKYAEGYPGKRYYGGCENADVVENIARERAKQIFGADHANVQPHSGSQANAAAYMTLINPGDTVLGLDLAHGGHLTHGHKLNFSGKLYRIVGYQVRKDTETVDYDELEALAKKEQPKVIVGGGSAYPRQWDFERMRAIADSVGAYLMIDMAHFAGLVAGGAHPSPVPHAHVVTTTTHKTLRGPRAGMVLCKQEFAQALDRSVFPGQQGGPLMHIVAAKAVAFKEALQPEFKTYAAQTVANAKALAEALSGEGYRIVSGGTDTHLLLVDVFAKGILGSEAEAALGKAGITVNKNAIPYDTNPPLKPSGVRFGTPALTTRGMKEAEMRQIAKWIGQALENRNDEAKLAQLHGQVSELAENFPLYGWLRQPTSLAEPEAAFAS; encoded by the coding sequence ATGCCTATCGATTTTGAGGCCCCTCTCGCCCTGTCCGATCCAGAGATTGCAGAACAGATTGCCCTGGAGGCTGTGCGCCAGCATGACGGTCTGGAGATGATCGCGTCGGAGAATTTCGTCTCACGCGCTGTGCTTGAAACAGCCGGAACGGTCTTCACGAACAAGTACGCCGAAGGCTATCCCGGCAAGCGTTACTACGGTGGCTGTGAAAACGCAGACGTGGTGGAGAACATCGCCCGTGAGCGCGCCAAGCAGATCTTTGGTGCAGATCACGCCAACGTGCAGCCGCACTCCGGTTCGCAGGCCAACGCCGCCGCGTACATGACGCTCATCAACCCCGGCGACACCGTCCTCGGTCTCGATCTCGCACACGGCGGCCACCTCACCCACGGCCACAAGCTCAACTTCAGCGGCAAGCTCTACCGCATCGTGGGCTACCAGGTCCGCAAAGACACCGAGACCGTCGACTACGACGAGCTAGAAGCGCTCGCCAAGAAGGAACAGCCCAAGGTCATCGTAGGCGGCGGTTCGGCGTATCCACGCCAGTGGGACTTTGAGCGCATGCGCGCCATTGCCGACTCGGTCGGTGCATACCTCATGATCGACATGGCACACTTCGCCGGTCTGGTTGCAGGTGGAGCGCACCCGTCGCCCGTACCGCACGCACACGTCGTCACCACTACCACGCACAAGACTCTTCGCGGACCCCGTGCGGGCATGGTCCTCTGCAAGCAGGAGTTTGCTCAGGCTCTCGATCGTTCCGTCTTCCCCGGCCAGCAGGGCGGACCACTGATGCACATCGTTGCCGCAAAGGCCGTTGCGTTCAAAGAAGCTCTGCAGCCTGAGTTCAAGACCTACGCCGCGCAGACCGTCGCCAACGCCAAGGCGCTCGCAGAGGCACTGTCCGGCGAAGGCTACCGCATCGTCTCCGGCGGCACCGACACCCATCTGTTGCTGGTCGATGTCTTCGCCAAGGGCATCCTCGGTTCTGAGGCAGAAGCAGCTCTCGGCAAGGCAGGCATCACCGTCAACAAGAATGCCATCCCTTACGACACGAACCCGCCGCTCAAGCCGTCCGGCGTTCGCTTCGGCACCCCTGCGCTCACCACGCGCGGCATGAAGGAAGCCGAGATGCGCCAGATTGCCAAGTGGATCGGCCAGGCTCTGGAGAACCGCAACGACGAGGCGAAGCTCGCACAGCTTCACGGTCAGGTCAGCGAACTGGCAGAGAATTTCCCGCTCTACGGCTGGCTGCGTCAGCCTACAAGTCTCGCGGAACCGGAAGCAGCGTTCGCAAGCTAA